The genomic DNA TATATATAAACATTAAATTGCCTGCTCATCCCTAATGCGCCGTAGCAGTCCATCTTAACCACGCCCCATACGAAATTTACCAACGCCGGATGAATGCCATAAGAGTATAACCATAAAAAATGCATGGTATCTATCCATCCCATCGCTTTATCCTGTTCTATCTTATTTATTTGTTTTAATTCATAGATATCATTTTTCCCATATATCATATCAAAGAAAACGAGCAATCAACAAACTGAACTCAAATAATATGACTAGCATGACCGCCACCACCAATTGCGAGAGCAGCGTAGGGTCAGGTGTTGCAAGCATCGCAAAGGCCAATAATCCACTATACACCAACCACCTTCTTTCCACCAAGCTCTTGTATTTTACTAGCCCCATCTTCACGGCAAAGACCGTTAACAGAGGGAGCTGGAATACGAGGCCCAAGCCAGCAATAGTAGTCATCACTACCGAGAATGTATTTTTTATCGATAGCTGGGCAAATGCAACATCACTGGAAGCGGATATCATTAACCTGAATAAGGTTGGAACCACAAGGAGATAGCCAATAGCGGCACCTGCGATGAACAAGATCAATGAGAAGGGCACTACCAAGTAGAGAAAACGTCTCTCGCTCGGATATAACCCTGGTCTCATAAATGCTAGTGTTTCATACAGAAGTAAT from Methanocellales archaeon includes the following:
- the tatC gene encoding twin-arginine translocase subunit TatC; its protein translation is MHLLLVVHSIKFRDEKESIDNMSIDYDVPPSDRELPLREHLAELRQRVLVIFGGVALVTAVVLPFSDEMLRIMWSHFLPPNVEMMVYGPWEIISIRITLSLICAFVIGVPLLLYETLAFMRPGLYPSERRFLYLVVPFSLILFIAGAAIGYLLVVPTLFRLMISASSDVAFAQLSIKNTFSVVMTTIAGLGLVFQLPLLTVFAVKMGLVKYKSLVERRWLVYSGLLAFAMLATPDPTLLSQLVVAVMLVILFEFSLLIARFL